The Plasmodium yoelii strain 17X genome assembly, chromosome: 1 genome contains a region encoding:
- a CDS encoding PIR protein: MDKDVCEKFENVWDKFPDKLTSDNEYDFKKENFLEGYCDDYECSTNYGKLNAGFFYLLNQFIGSSGSLYNVENNINVVEYIILWLSYMLNLKSTQDDTITNLNNFYIVNVNKHEKYNSFIDLINNKKKLMNISSDKVSKLYKLFKILCEMYTKIDYGNKTCNNYLKDANKFVDEYQKLLNDNDTDNGNNLYNQLLCSLSTDYDNLKSKCSDSSSFREIKTPTNCVKRSKQSSQLISAQNSEDISSSSIGNKLFTVLSIFGAIAFLLGISYKYSLFGFRKRFQKQKLREKLKNIKKRMNH, translated from the exons ATGGATAAGGacgtg TGTGAAAAGTTCGAGAATGTATGGGATAAATTTCCCGATAAATTGACCAGTGATAATGagtatgattttaaaaaagaaaatttctTAGAAGGTTATTGTGATGATTATGAATGTAGTACTAATTACGGAAAACTTAATGCtggatttttttatttgcttaATCAATTCATTGGGAGTTCTGGGTCATTGTATAATgtggaaaataatataaatgttgttgaatatattattctatggttaagttatatgttaaacctaaagAGTACTCAAGATGATACCATTACCAatctaaataatttttatatagtaaatgtaaataaacaCGAAAAGTATAATAGTTTCATTGatcttataaataataaaaaaaaattgatgaaTATTTCTAGTGATAAAGTGTCTAAACTTTATaagttatttaaaattttatgtgAAATGTATACTAAAATTGATTATGGCAATAAAACATGCAATAACTATTTGAAAGATGCTAATAAATTTGTTGATGAATATCAAAAACTCcttaatgataatgatactGATAATGGAAACAATTTATACAATCAACTATTGTGTAGtttatcaactgattatgataatttaaaaagtaAATGTAGCGATAGTTCATCCTTTCGAGAGATAAAAACACCAACAAATTGTGTAAAAAGATCCAAACAAAGTTCTCAACTAATTTCTGCACAAAATTCTGAAGATATATCAAGTTCGTCAATAGGAAACAAATTGtttacagttttatcgatatttggtgcaatagcatttcttttaggaatttcttataag tat
- a CDS encoding PIR protein codes for MDAEVCKRFENVRKWISDELIDGNYQFNDNNSLNNKCNNDNYSDNYCNNDDFSDFVCNNISLSDLNKISAGCLYLLDEFIKDCGMVPPPARNNINIVDYILIWLSYMLNLKESEKDNTTCFYSTCIYDCDKYNTEINKLTDYKSYKGLIDTKIDVLNMDSKIVSKFYKAFKLLCEMYTEFDEKKNDCTKCLGKSEEFVKIYKELNDPDNTNYEGYCQAWSTLSNDYKNLKNKYKNYDFLPEIDTTQSDAKCSEQTSKKTDVAGYEQFSEDTSSSSSIASKLIPVLLIFPAIPIFLGIAYKYSLFGFRKRFQKQKLREKLKNVKKRMNH; via the exons atggatgccgaagtg tgtaaaaGGTTCGAGAATGTAAGGAAATGGATTTCCGATGAATTGATTGATGGAAATTATCaatttaatgataataattctttaaataataagtgtaataatgataattattCAGATAATTATTGTAATAATGATGATTTTTCAGATTTtgtatgtaataatatttctttaagtgatttgaataaaataagtgctggatgtttatatttgttggatGAATTCATTAAGGATTGTGGTATGGTTCCCCCTCCTGCAAGAAATAACATTAATATTGTTGATTACattttgatatggttaagttatatgttaaacctaaagGAAAGTGAAAAAGACAATACAACATGTTTTTATAGTACATGCATATATGATTGTGATAAGTATAATAcggaaataaataaattaactgATTATAAGAGTTATAAGGGTCTTATAGATACAAAAATCGATGTGTTGAATATGGATAGTAAAATtgtatctaaattttataaagcatttaaattattatgtgaaatgtatactgaatttgatgaaaaaaagAATGATTGCACAAAATGTTTGGGAAAATCTGaagaatttgttaaaatatataaagaactTAATGATCCTGATAATACTAACTATGAAGGCTATTGTCAAGCATGgtctacattatcaaatgattataagaatttaaaaaataaatataaaaattatgatttcCTTCCAGAGATAGATACAACACAAAGTGATGCAAAATGTTCTGAACAAACTTCTAAAAAAACTGATGTAGCAGGATATGAACAATTTTCTGAAGatacatcatcaagttcgtcgatagcaagcaaattaattccggttttattgatatttcctgcaataccaattttcttgggaattgcttataag tattcgttatttggatttcggaaacgatttcaaaaacaaaaattaagagaaaagctaaaaaatgtaaagaagagaatgaatcattaa
- a CDS encoding PIR protein, with the protein MNSKVCESINTIDKYFDDDSKNPGEYNFMELLNKFSFDCNYSSDEEKIISGFIMLLNMIGEEYIDSDKLVEYAILWLSYKLNQKKENGTIILNDFLTEHIITNSCYIKHIDGDSDSDNNIKKGVIEKKIRSMDIDIKDISNFYDAFKSLCNMYSEVDIDNYQCKTCLENAGELFEKYEKLKNALDINKGSSYYKLLSSLSKDYKEFENNYKTFRCENSLLLVACPRSSVTKNILITIGIIFVAASILLGVSYKYSLFGFRKRSKKQQIREKLKK; encoded by the exons atgaattctAAAGTG tGTGAATCAATTAATACGATCGATAAGTATTTTGATGATGATTCGAAAAACCCGGgtgaatataattttatggaattattaaataaattttcctTTGATTGTAACTATAGTAGTGATGAAGAAAAGATTATCTCTGGTTTTATAATGTTACTAAATATGATTGGTGAGGAATATATAGATAGTGATAAACTTGTTGAATAcgctattttatggttaagttataaactaaatcaaaaaaaagaaaatggaaCGATCATATTAAATGATTTTCTTACTGAAcatataataacaaatagTTGCTATATTAAGCATATAGATGGTGATAGTGatagtgataataatattaaaaagggtgttatagaaaaaaaaataagatcgatggatattgatattaaagatatatctaatttttatgatgcatttaaatcattatgtaacatgtataGTGAAGTTGATATAGACAACTACCAATGCAAGACATGTTTAGAAAATGCTGGAGAATtgtttgaaaaatatgaaaaacttaaaaatgctttagatattaataaaggaaGTTCTTATTATAAACTATTGTCTAGTTTATCAAAAGATTATAaagaatttgaaaataattataaaacttTTAGGTGTGAAAATAGCTTACTACTTGTAGCTTGTCCACGAAGTTcagtaacaaaaaatatactaattACAATTggaattatatttgttgcagcatcaattttattgggagtttcttataag tattcgttatttggatttcggaaacgatctaaaaaacaacaaataagagaaaaactaaaaaaataa
- a CDS encoding PIR protein — protein MNKEVCEKFKTVTTNLEYDSNTKNYKFKDNTDFKEYCTDDNCDNDLDNISAGCLFLFNEIFGNSTSFSFIAKGNTNIVEYIMIWLSYMLNFKKIEENDTIKNFYEAYINSDNRYITDINNVSGYKNYKDLIDKKEDLMSIYVKDMSKFYYVFTLLCMMYVEFDEERPNCYKFSEIANDFAKKYDELNENYNNGKDSPYNKLLSTLSNDYNNFKNKCNDPEFSNFPSLPTYSRRLVIKNTLISIGFIFIAVSIFLGIAYKYSLFGFRKRFQKQCLRERIKNIKKKLIINKLF, from the exons atgaataaagaAGTG TGTGAAAAGTTCAAGACTGTAACGACGAATTTAGAATATGATTCGAAtactaaaaattataaatttaaagataatacAGATTTCAAAGAGTACTGTACTGATGACAATTGTGATAATGATCTCGATAATATTagtgctggatgtttatttttgtttaatgaAATCTTTGGGAATTCTACCTCGTTTAGTTTTATTGCAAAAGGAAACACCAATATTGTTgaatacattatgatatggttaagttatatgttaaacttTAAGAaaattgaagaaaatgacactataaagaatttttatgaagcatatataaatagtgataataGGTATATTAcggatataaataatgttaGTGGCTATAAGAACtataaggatcttatagataaaaaagaagatTTGATGAGTATTTATGTTAAAgatatgtctaaattttattatgtatttacattattatgTATGATGTATGTTGAATTTGATGAAGAAAGGCCAAATTGCTATAAATTTTCGGAAATAGCTAATGATTTtgctaaaaaatatgatgaacttaatgaaaattataataatggtaAAGATAGTCcctataataaattattatctacattatcaaatgattataataattttaaaaataaatgtaatgaTCCTGAATTTAGCAACTTTCCATCACTTCCAACATATTCACGAAGAttagtaataaaaaacacACTTATTTCAATtggatttatatttattgccgtatcaattttcttgggaattgcatataag tattcgttatttggatttcggaaacgatttcaaaagCAATGTTTAAgagaaagaataaaaaatataaagaagaaactgatcattaataaattattctga
- a CDS encoding PIR protein gives MNKQVSEKFENLWEFFPDKLTSDKKYQINKGNFLDGYCDSYRCDSDFEKISAGLFYLLNQFFGPSGLLKNNAKNKNDIFDYIMIWLSYMLNLKENESNDSLKYFYNTDIKHNQKYTNSIAGFTEYNNYKELLDDKQIVNIDINNMSKFYVPFKSLCTMYNGFNDSTSDCTKYLNDVNEFANKYKELSEDSSIANDSFCNKILCTLSNDYDNFKKKCKDSSSFPTIKKPNIIPKCPEQISEQNLRSSGVISEDVASSSSITSKLFTVLSIFGAIAFFLGISYKYSLFGFRKRFKKQQIREKIKNIKKRMNH, from the exons atgaataaacaagtg TCTGAAAAGTTCGAGAATCTATGGGAGTTTTTTCCCGATAAATTGACCAGTGATAAAAAGTATCAAATTAATAAAGGAAATTTCTTAGATGGTTATTGTGATAGTTATCGTTGTGATAGTGATTTCGAAAAAATTAGTGCTggattattttatttgcttAATCAATTCTTTGGGCCTTCTGGTTTGCTTAAGAATaatgcaaaaaataaaaacgatATTTTTGAttacattatgatatggttaagttatatgttaaacctaaagGAAAATGAATCAAACGACAgtctaaaatatttttataatacagatataaaacataatcAAAAGTATACAAATTCTATAGCGGGTTTTACGgagtataataattataaggaACTTTTAGACGATAAACAAATTGTGAATattgatattaataatatgtctaaattttatgttccatttaaatcattatgtacCATGTATAATGGATTTAATGATAGCACGTCAGATTGTACAAAATATTTGAATGATGTTAATGAATTTgctaataaatataaagaactTAGTGAAGATTCTAGTATTGCTAATGATAGTTTctgtaataaaatattgtgtactttatcaaatgattatgataattttaaaaagaaatgCAAAGACAGTTCATCCTTTCCAACGATAAAAAAACCAAATATTATTCCAAAATGTCCTGAACAAATTTCTGAACAAAATTTAAGAAGTTCTGGAGTAATTTCTGAAGATGTggcatcaagttcgtcgataacaagcaaattatttacagttttatcgatatttggtgcaatagcattttttttaggaatttcttataag tattcattatttggatttcggaaacgatttaaaaaacaacaaataagagaaaaaataaaaaatataaagaagagaatgaatcattaa